The Malus domestica chromosome 17, GDT2T_hap1 genome contains the following window.
TGTTGTCTTCTGGTCATGCTTGAATTCAATGATGGCGTGCTTGGAGGAGATTGCTTTTCCAATCCAAGTCTTCTCTGTTGCATTTTCGGGCTAGTGATTTTTGAACTCCTACTTGAGCTGATGACTTGTTCTTCACTCATAGTTTGCGATGCCTTTGGTTtttgtgcagatttcaaagttCTTGCGTTAGAATTATCACCAATGGAATGAAGGTGTCGATTGAAAGGATCTCTGACATGACTGTTCCTTGGTGTCGGATCTTTGGCTGTATTATTGTCGACCAATCCCTTTCTGTTATCACCAGGGTCACTAGTCCGAAGCTTCCGAAGACCTAACGTGTCATTCATGGAATCCACCATGGTAGCAGAGCTGTGGATTTTATCAATGAGTTTAGCTGGTTTCATTATGACGATGGGTGATTTATAGCTCTTTGGAGATTGGGAACCCTTGGCCGTGGCAGGAACTGATATGTTACTTTGTAGATTTCTCTGGCTTGCTTTTACTGTGCTGTCAGAGGAAATGCTTTCGTTGCTTATTGGAGATGCAAAATTTAAGGCGTGATCCTTTCTTGTATCTGTCATTCCTTTCGTCTTCTGCATCGCTTCAAGTATTTGTTTAAGAGCTCTGAGATCCTTTCCTGATTTTTTAAACTCAAGATCTGCTAGCCTTTTCTCCATTTCACCATATACTGAAGATGATGAGTTTGGAGCTTTTGTCGGTTCTTCTTGATGCTTGAAAGCTGATCGTTGAGAACCTTTGCTTCTGTGCGGCTGCCTCCAAGGAGCTGTTTCTATTGGAAACTTGGAATTCGAGGTGGGCTTCATGACTGAATCAGTACTTCTCCTCTGGGGTGAGCTGAAGTCTTTCTTGGCATTCGCAAGGAGTATTCCGGAAAAAATATCTTGCTTGTTTTCAGTGGTTGCTCTTGATGATCTTGAGAAGGGATCAGATCTATCAGATGTGCCAGTATTAATCAGCCTTAATGGACTATCAGTGGTTGACACGGAATCTGATAGATCCAGTCCCATCAACTTTGCAACTACATTAGACGGTCTTTTAGCGCTTCCAGGTTCATGCTGCAGGTCAAGCATTTTGTTGCTGTTCCCATATTCTCTCTGCAGATCCTTGATGAAGtaatttgcttttgtttctgggCTACAACCCCTCCTTATGGAACGTTCTTTGCTGTCCAAAGAAAGCCTTGGGACTTCTTTGAGTTTTACGGTGGATTTTGATGCATCGCGTGACTCTCTTCCATCATAAGAGAACCTCCGAGCATCTTTTGGTACAAAACGTGTACCACCATCCTTCTCTTCATTTGAACTCCAAGGTGCGACCCGAAGCTTTCCAGGAACTTGAAATGACTCGTTACCACCAGAAAACCTGGTCTTGGTGGATTTTATTGGTGAAGGCCTCGGGGAGTCTATGTACTTCAATGCATGACCGGCTCCATCTTTAGATGCAGGTTTAACTGAAATGCCACGGGCTTCTCTGTACATTGAGTCTTTGACAAGATCTTGCAGATCAACAGATCTCCGGCGTATGTGCATCAAAACATTTGGTTGGTTCAGAGATAGGTCCCGAGCGTGTTTGTCGTTGGAAATGGTTTGGCCGGACAAAGATGGTTCTTGCTCAGCTGCCTTTTGATGTTCAAGAGACGAAAAGCTAGATGAACACGAAGAAGAAGCAACAGTGGTTTTCGATGATTCTGTGGAGTTTCGTTGTTTCTCTTTCACCGccttttttcgaattttttccTGCAAATTCCAAAATGCATGTAATGAATGTTTCTCTTTAATCTAATCAAAAGATTGAGAGTCAGGcttctaattaaactttaagTCCGCTAATGTGATTAAGTGCTGAATTCTTACGGTAGCCTTCTGCACTGTTCTTGGTTCTACTGCGTGGTTGCAATTCTCAcctgaaaaaaacaaaaagtaaaaacatataaataatGATACATGTATTATGAAACTATAAATGCatattaataaaaagaaaaataaacatgttATTAACAATTAgctcaacgtttaagtaataattttaatttataaaatttagttttCCGAGCATTATCTTTCTGTAAAAATATTTATTActtaaatttgatcaaattcaaAGTCTTTACATTCATGAGCTGATGTAAATCATTCGCAAAAGGAAATAGCAAATCAATAAGAATCCAACTTCTCCTCATTTACAAAACCaatggattttttattttttactaaaAGCACTTTTTCTAGAACTGCTTTGAGCTTAACTGCACTTCCAAGCAAATGGTAGAAATAAGAAATACCTGGAGGGAGTCTCTTGTGGTTCTGGCCATTGATACGCCTGCCGGCGAGGAAATGGTGGCGATCAAAGAGCTGAAAAATTCCACTCATGCACCCAATTTGCTTATGGAGATCCCGGTTCTCATCCTTTAGAGAATGCAGAATCTTTGCAGACATTCTTCACTTCCACCTCCTTCCCCTATTGCTTTACAAACCCACCAGCTCACACCTTTGAAACTTCCATTTCTGCAAATTCCGGGCAGCAAAACGCTTATAAATAATTGGTTTCAAGAATTTTACACGACCCCAAAAAACATGCAGTTTCAAAAACGATACTGATTTTCTGTCTAGCCAAAAACAACAGATTTTTGTCTGAGTTTTGCTCGAGTCACCATTCTTCTAGCTAGTTACATAAACGGCATTGAGTTTTTTTCTCACTATATATTAAtaatcttctttttcttggattttctctAAAATTTTTGTATAGAACAAAAAGGAGAGAATAAGAGAGCAAGAATATGTAAGAAAAAAACATGTTAATTGATCAGAAAAAAGTCCCTTACCTAtggaatatataaaaataaatgaaatttttgggtttcacAGAACAAGGGAGACAATATTCGACTGCAAAACCAAAAGGAACAAAAGAGACATATGGGAAGGGAGGGACCCAACACTCAACAATCACCCACAGCAGCCCCACCTTCCAAGGAGTTGTAAGGAGTAAGGAGGATGACTACTATCTATCAAAGAATACTAGTGCGCTGGCCAGAGCAGACGGATTAAGTTCGGCAGACCCAAGAAGAaatgtctttttattttttcttatcttttgggtTTTCTCACACAGCACAAAAGAATAACTTGTCCTTTGGCTCTCTCTAGGGAAGGcaggcatacacacacacacacacacacataagagGGTTTGTGGTTGTATTTATTATATATGCTGTGCTCGATATCAGTTTGGCAAAGAATGAGAATTGGTGATTACCTTTTATATTATATCATGAGAGAGAAGTTTTTTGTGtcattaaattaatattatagTTTAATCTAAATTATCGAGAAAAGAATTCAAATTTAAGTACATAAGAGCACACTGTTTTAACTAATTTAACTACTCTTTATCAAAGAGCGAAATTCGAGTTTAAGTGCATACAATGAGAACACGATACTTTTGCTAATGTGATCACACCTAAATTTGTAGAAAGAGGCAGGATTTtagaaacaaattaaaatgaGAATTGCAGCTAGGattatttaaagaaaatgaCACAGTTTTCAGAacttataatttaaaaaacataAGAATTGGGATCTCAACCCTCTTAATTAAGTAATTCTTCAATGTTAGTTTTTCTCTATTAAAAGCAATTAGAAATCATAAGTTAAGAAACAAGTGCCATATTGGGTAAGAATTAGTGCTTGTACAAGTGAGTCATTTACATTTAAAACCCCTAATAAAGAGAATTACGGTAATAAGATATGAGGAAGGAGAGGGTGGGAAAGAGGTTGGAGAGATCGATGTGAATCGGTGGGTCAGATCACAGATGTGGTTTGTTCAATTTTTCTCCCCACTTCCATGTGTGTGGGTCTGGAAGGGCAGGACCTGTATCTACATAAGCATGTGGATTTGTCAGATGGTGGAAGAAATAAGAAAGTGGATTAATGTACTGGAAAGCAGCTTGCCAAGCCTAATAAAACCACATTTCCAGCCATTTCCCTAGCCAATTTACCAAGCTATCCTCCTCTGGATAATCTGAAACCCCTTGATGTTTCAATGACAACTTGACATAGGAAACTACAAATTAAGTGAAGGATAAGTTGGTGTTTGACCtcttgaattattattttaattgatattaacctttaaattatttttttggtaaattaactcTAAGAACTATTTGacattagccaattaattcctctgaccatcagattttggtgaaatatcAATCACTGTGCCGTCAAATACTGACACAACTTTACCCTCAAGAGCGAATCACATACAGGTCACAAGTCAGTATTTAGCGACAAAGTGGAtgaaatttattgaatttgacGATGAGAGATTAATTGACTAATTtcaaatataacaaaaaaaaatagtctaGATAGTTAATTTCAACTTGAGTAATAGTTCATGAAATCAAACGGCAATTTACTCAAATATTGAATACCATGTCACTTAATTTTTAGCTTCAATCAATAATCATTAAAGAAAATTAGATAATTATTGAATGGGATCTAAAAATTCTATGTAGCGAAGTATTAAATACTCCAGAATATTGTAATGCATCGTCACAAATTAAGTTAGAATTGTCATAAACAACTATATAATTCTTTTGATTATTACCACAAGGCCATTTTTACCATCATTCATGTCTTACAACATAGTTAGAATACAATTATTTGCACCACTTTGTTTGGCTGCTGAACAATTAGCGGGAACTCCTGCTAAATAGCCATATTGACTGCTAAACGGTTTGACAAATATtcacttctttttttcttcttttaaaaattATGCAATATTGAAAATATCATGAGCAGCCACATCAAGCTCCTGCTAATTGTTCCGCAGCCAATCAAGGTTCTTATTTGCATAATGATCATAAAATTCGAAGTTTCAAGTTCCTGTTTTAGTCAATTTATAACTTTATGCTGAAACCTGTTAGCAAGATCAGTACTGCAACTTTAAAGCATAAATCGATCAATAAGTTTTTGGGCGTTTTAACTTTAAGCTGTAGTCTCCAAAAGAGTGGTCCAATATATACgttgttttttttaaaggacCAATTGGTGGCCAAGTCACGACAGTTTACTTTTTCGGAAGTTGAAAACACTCACAGAGACATTTCAACTTCTAATCCATATGCGTTGATAAAAGTCATAAAATTTTTTTAAGCAGACATGCATACATCCTCAAGCCGCTGGACCACTAGTTTCCCAGGATTGTGCGGAAAAGACGCACGTTTCAGTGCTTATACTGCTTTGAGTCATCGAGTCGAGTCCCTTGTAAAAATGCATATTTTCTGTTTGAAGTTTACATTGGCACATGCATGGTACTTGCTGATGTATATGTTacaggagaaagaagaaggtcCATGGACATATTATTGATGGAAATGGAAAAGAAATATAACTCTAGTTTTTTCGAAAA
Protein-coding sequences here:
- the LOC103404633 gene encoding protein LONGIFOLIA 1; the encoded protein is MSAKILHSLKDENRDLHKQIGCMSGIFQLFDRHHFLAGRRINGQNHKRLPPGENCNHAVEPRTVQKATEKIRKKAVKEKQRNSTESSKTTVASSSCSSSFSSLEHQKAAEQEPSLSGQTISNDKHARDLSLNQPNVLMHIRRRSVDLQDLVKDSMYREARGISVKPASKDGAGHALKYIDSPRPSPIKSTKTRFSGGNESFQVPGKLRVAPWSSNEEKDGGTRFVPKDARRFSYDGRESRDASKSTVKLKEVPRLSLDSKERSIRRGCSPETKANYFIKDLQREYGNSNKMLDLQHEPGSAKRPSNVVAKLMGLDLSDSVSTTDSPLRLINTGTSDRSDPFSRSSRATTENKQDIFSGILLANAKKDFSSPQRRSTDSVMKPTSNSKFPIETAPWRQPHRSKGSQRSAFKHQEEPTKAPNSSSSVYGEMEKRLADLEFKKSGKDLRALKQILEAMQKTKGMTDTRKDHALNFASPISNESISSDSTVKASQRNLQSNISVPATAKGSQSPKSYKSPIVIMKPAKLIDKIHSSATMVDSMNDTLGLRKLRTSDPGDNRKGLVDNNTAKDPTPRNSHVRDPFNRHLHSIGDNSNARTLKSAQKPKASQTMSEEQVISSSRSSKITSPKMQQRRLGLEKQSPPSTPSLNSSMTRRQHTRQSLEATTPGRKLGHKTPSLHQSNAQLRETSTKMRGMSHHDDSTSQQSGSTISLTSHTDTATSVHESDRITGTHFQQHNQKIKHPAVGLIDDRSTAETRKASSEQPSPVSVLDSTFYRDDSPSPVKKISNAFKDDEAQILDIVGYDPMNQSLLSNNTMPSPGAEIDHKRLENLIQNHRCMSRTHEDPITGPLCDSTNPDHMYISEILLASGILEYLESPWTTSELHTSDHLINPNLFLALEDIRTNTMPSDLQPKPDEKLQRKLVFEVINEFLVQKLVVEDSLKQWFPPHKLADWEPRSQQLLKELCSEVDQLQRKNLNGSLDDEDESLRNILLEDFTDQAKNWTECDSEIPGVVLDVERLIFKDLINEIVNGDSISLHGWSGGHCRQLFSGKGLC